Proteins co-encoded in one Dermacentor albipictus isolate Rhodes 1998 colony unplaced genomic scaffold, USDA_Dalb.pri_finalv2 scaffold_30, whole genome shotgun sequence genomic window:
- the LOC135909838 gene encoding G protein pathway suppressor 2-like — protein sequence MSTERAVKLKKPSEPPSPRECGPRSRSTPPPGGRATVMPAPVEHPKMNTAMWGALKKHIMLQREKKKQEQEADAATERARGERELKRRQVAMKLEEIRDQLQQAQKKLLMLKEEKHQLFAQLRKVLQEEDARKRPLQKKADEMAALSHPYHQQQPHNAAMQQHSAAASSQHLRIQQMNQAHATYQLPQSIPQQPGILHRALLNPQLTPYPRPPWPQATTSSYSQQERPPQWGFWPQQPYAYTAQFPGSTAYGALMLMPAYAPGYGPFYCAGTQVRGGLGSSYDAGPR from the coding sequence ATGTCGACCGAACGCGCAGTAAAGCTGAAGAAACCGAGCGAGCCACCATCGCCGCGTGAGTGCGGGCCCCGGTCACGTTCGACCCCGCCCCCAGGTGGCCGTGCGACCGTCATGCCAGCGCCGGTGGAACATCCCAAGATGAACACGGCCATGTGGGGTGCCCTCAAGAAGCACATCATGCTACAGcgggaaaagaaaaagcaggaacAGGAGGCAGATGCTGCCACGGAGCGAGCGCGAGGCGAGCGTGAACTGAAACGCCGCCAGGTCGCCATGAAGCTAGAGGAGATCCGCGACCAGCTGCAGCAGGCGCAGAAGAAGCTTCTCATGCTCAAGGAGGAGAAGCACCAGCTCTTCGCGCAGCTCAGGAAGGTGCTGCAAGAAGAAGACGCCCGCAAACGGCCTCTTCAGAAGAAGGCCGACGAGATGGCTGCGCTCAGCCACCCGTACCATCAACAGCAGCCGCACAACGCCGCGATGCAGCAGCACTCTGCCGCGGCGAGCTCACAACACCTCCGCATCCAGCAAATGAACCAGGCGCACGCTACGTACCAGTTGCCGCAATCTATTCCTCAGCAACCTGGCATCTTGCATCGGGCACTGCTCAATCCACAGCTGACTCCGTATCCTCGGCCTCCGTGGCCGCAAGCCACGACATCGTCGTATTCCCAGCAAGAGAGGCCGCCTCAGTGGGGCTTCTGGCCCCAGCAGCCCTACGCGTACACGGCTCAGTTTCCCGGCTCGACGGCGTACGGGGCTCTGATGCTGATGCCGGCGTACGCGCCCGGCTACGGCCCCTTCTACTGTGCGGGAACTCAGGTTCGTGGTGGTCTTGGTAGTAGCTACGACGCTGGCCCACGGTGA